From Halotia branconii CENA392, the proteins below share one genomic window:
- the metG gene encoding methionine--tRNA ligase: protein MNIVDQTEKTFALTTPLYYVNDIPHLGSAYPTMAADAVARFQRLLGRQVILITGTDEHGQKIQRAAENKGLPPQEFCDNIVPNFINLWQLLNIQYDRFSRTTAVRHQAIVKEFFGRVWEKGDIYQGQQKGWYCVSCEEFKEERELLEGHRCPIHTNKEVEWRDEQNYFFRLSKYQTQLEEFYQSQPNFIQPASRRNEVLNFVAQGLQDFSISRVNLDWGFPVPIDPQHTLYVWFDALLGYVTALLEPNTEPTLANALAKWWPINLHLIGKDILRFHAVYWPAMLLSADLPLPKQVFGHGFLTKDGQKMGKTLGNTLDPVTLVQRYGSDAVRYYFLKEIEFGKDGDFNEVRFINVLNADLANDLGNLLNRSLNMVKKYCTGDVLPIANEAIPSENPLKAIGLRLGEQVKQAYQALAFSQACEAILSLVQASNKFIDDQAPWSLYKQGQQQEVEEVLYAVLESVRLAAYLLSPVIPNISSDIYQQLGFGIDFNDQIESVTAVPFCTHAKWGVLSSNQHLGKPQPIFKRIDLPKND from the coding sequence ATGAATATAGTGGATCAAACAGAAAAAACATTTGCGCTAACTACACCGTTATATTATGTCAACGATATCCCCCACCTTGGTAGTGCCTATCCCACAATGGCAGCGGACGCTGTAGCAAGGTTTCAAAGGCTGTTGGGACGGCAGGTAATATTAATTACAGGTACAGATGAACACGGGCAGAAAATTCAGCGCGCCGCTGAAAATAAAGGGTTACCACCCCAAGAATTTTGCGATAACATTGTACCTAATTTTATCAATTTATGGCAGTTATTAAATATTCAATATGATCGCTTTAGTCGAACTACCGCTGTTCGTCACCAGGCAATTGTTAAAGAGTTTTTTGGGCGAGTTTGGGAAAAAGGTGATATTTACCAAGGACAGCAGAAAGGTTGGTACTGCGTATCCTGCGAAGAATTTAAGGAAGAACGAGAACTGTTAGAGGGACACCGTTGCCCTATTCATACTAACAAAGAAGTTGAGTGGAGAGACGAGCAAAACTACTTTTTTCGCTTATCTAAGTATCAAACTCAACTAGAAGAGTTTTATCAATCGCAACCTAATTTTATTCAGCCAGCCAGCCGCCGAAACGAAGTCCTAAACTTTGTCGCTCAGGGATTACAAGACTTTTCGATTTCGCGAGTAAATCTAGATTGGGGTTTTCCTGTACCAATTGATCCCCAGCACACCCTTTATGTGTGGTTTGATGCACTACTAGGTTATGTCACCGCATTATTAGAACCAAATACAGAACCAACCTTAGCAAATGCCTTGGCAAAATGGTGGCCGATTAACTTGCACCTGATTGGTAAAGATATCCTCCGCTTTCATGCAGTTTACTGGCCAGCCATGTTGTTGTCAGCAGACTTACCCTTACCTAAACAAGTATTCGGCCATGGCTTTTTGACCAAAGATGGTCAGAAAATGGGGAAAACGCTGGGTAACACCCTTGATCCTGTAACCCTTGTTCAGCGCTATGGTAGTGATGCTGTTCGTTATTACTTCCTTAAGGAAATCGAATTTGGCAAAGATGGCGATTTTAATGAAGTTAGATTCATTAATGTTTTAAATGCAGATTTGGCAAATGATTTAGGTAATTTGTTAAATCGTAGCTTGAACATGGTGAAAAAATACTGCACTGGCGATGTACTGCCAATTGCCAATGAAGCCATTCCTAGCGAAAACCCGTTAAAAGCAATTGGTTTACGTCTAGGGGAACAGGTAAAGCAAGCATACCAAGCGCTAGCTTTCAGTCAAGCTTGTGAGGCTATCCTTTCGTTGGTACAAGCCAGCAATAAGTTTATTGACGATCAAGCCCCTTGGTCATTATATAAACAAGGGCAGCAGCAGGAAGTGGAAGAAGTACTTTACGCAGTTTTAGAATCTGTTAGACTAGCAGCTTATCTTCTTTCTCCTGTTATTCCGAATATCAGTAGCGATATTTATCAGCAGCTGGGCTTTGGAATTGACTTTAACGATCAAATAGAAAGTGTAACGGCTGTGCCATTTTGCACCCATGCGAAGTGGGGAGTACTATCCAGTAATCAACACTTGGGTAAGCCTCAGCCTATCTTTAAGCGCATAGATCTCCCTAAAAACGATTAA
- a CDS encoding lysophospholipid acyltransferase family protein, whose protein sequence is MSLNSPLDFSRQFLAAFSTQMFRYYEDRIPQDTSLLVVSNHRSFMDALVLMAALSNPIRFACHHYMGQVPIMREIVTGQLGCFPLEETQNRQQNFFMQSQRLLQSKQLVGVFPEGTEPMVKFTQPNQLGEFQRGFAHLALKADVQDLAILPIAIASLEEINTNGFPLRVLSLFDPSEPLFNQSGWHPLVIYRRIAVLIGRPYWITPQHQKKYHGKQAKTVVAELTEHCHSEIANLLHQGCY, encoded by the coding sequence ATGAGTCTAAATAGCCCCCTGGATTTTTCTCGTCAGTTCCTGGCGGCATTTTCAACGCAAATGTTTCGCTATTACGAAGATCGCATTCCCCAGGATACAAGTTTATTGGTAGTCAGCAATCACCGTAGTTTTATGGATGCGCTGGTTTTAATGGCAGCGCTATCAAATCCAATTCGCTTTGCTTGCCATCACTATATGGGACAAGTGCCAATCATGCGGGAGATTGTCACAGGACAATTAGGGTGTTTTCCGTTGGAGGAAACCCAAAATCGTCAACAGAACTTTTTTATGCAATCACAGCGACTATTACAGTCAAAACAGTTGGTGGGAGTATTTCCCGAAGGCACTGAACCAATGGTAAAATTTACTCAGCCAAATCAGTTAGGTGAGTTTCAGCGGGGATTTGCTCATTTGGCATTGAAAGCTGATGTGCAGGATTTAGCAATCTTGCCGATCGCGATCGCTTCTTTAGAAGAGATTAATACAAATGGTTTTCCTTTACGAGTATTGAGTTTATTCGATCCTTCAGAACCTTTATTTAATCAATCTGGTTGGCATCCCCTGGTGATATATCGTCGAATTGCTGTGTTAATTGGCCGCCCTTACTGGATTACCCCACAACATCAAAAAAAATATCATGGTAAACAAGCAAAAACTGTTGTGGCTGAACTAACAGAACATTGTCATAGCGAAATTGCTAATTTGCTACATCAAGGTTGTTATTAG
- a CDS encoding alpha/beta fold hydrolase produces MPEVELKPCFLTPKRVQPDYPLFVYLPGMDGTGQLLRTQTAGLEAGFDVRCLAIPRQDLTTWDILANNVWELIGEELAKTSRKSVYLCGESFGGCLAMKVAIQAPQLFKRIILINPASAFNLRPWLNWASQLTSLVPESLYDIGALGLLPFLASLARISRSDRHELLKTMRSVPAATVLWRLSLLREFDVSEDQLRRLTQPVLLIAGASDRLLPSVSEVKRIGDILPNSKTIILPESGHACLLEKNINLYEILKDKNFLDSKPATAKELELRG; encoded by the coding sequence ATGCCAGAAGTTGAGCTAAAGCCTTGTTTCCTTACTCCCAAACGAGTACAACCAGATTACCCGCTATTTGTGTATTTGCCAGGAATGGATGGAACTGGTCAATTATTGAGAACGCAAACCGCCGGATTAGAAGCTGGTTTTGATGTCCGTTGTTTGGCGATCCCCCGACAAGACCTCACCACGTGGGATATCCTTGCTAATAACGTTTGGGAATTGATTGGTGAGGAATTAGCAAAAACCTCGCGCAAATCAGTTTATTTATGTGGTGAATCGTTTGGAGGTTGCTTGGCGATGAAAGTAGCCATCCAAGCACCACAGTTATTTAAACGAATTATCCTGATTAATCCAGCCTCAGCTTTTAATCTTCGTCCTTGGTTAAATTGGGCATCTCAACTAACATCATTAGTGCCAGAATCTCTTTATGATATTGGTGCATTAGGATTATTGCCATTTTTAGCATCTTTAGCACGCATAAGTAGAAGCGATCGCCACGAACTACTGAAAACTATGCGTTCTGTACCAGCCGCAACAGTGCTTTGGCGATTATCTTTGTTGCGAGAATTTGATGTGAGTGAAGACCAATTACGTCGTCTTACCCAACCAGTTTTACTGATTGCTGGTGCTAGCGATCGCCTTTTACCTTCTGTGAGTGAAGTTAAGCGGATAGGAGATATATTACCTAACTCCAAGACAATAATCTTACCTGAAAGTGGACATGCGTGTTTGCTAGAAAAGAATATTAATCTCTATGAAATTCTTAAGGATAAAAATTTTTTAGATAGTAAACCTGCAACGGCTAAAGAATTAGAGTTGAGAGGTTAG
- a CDS encoding type II toxin-antitoxin system VapC family toxin, with protein sequence MNISIITYYEIVSGLKHRDAQKQLTSFLEFVSYNTVLPLTTESTTISGDIYTQLRKKGTPVDDIDILIAGIAIINDLVIVTNNHRDFVKIEGLEIEDWSQSNS encoded by the coding sequence ATCAACATTAGTATTATCACTTATTACGAAATAGTTAGCGGATTGAAGCACCGTGATGCACAGAAACAACTAACATCTTTTTTAGAATTTGTTTCATACAATACAGTCTTACCTCTGACTACAGAATCTACAACGATTTCTGGTGACATTTATACCCAGTTGAGAAAGAAGGGGACACCAGTAGACGATATCGATATTCTAATTGCAGGAATTGCTATTATTAACGATTTGGTTATTGTGACTAATAATCACAGAGATTTCGTGAAAATTGAAGGCTTAGAAATTGAAGATTGGAGTCAAAGCAATTCCTAA
- a CDS encoding GUN4 domain-containing protein, with protein sequence MTNQSQFDVFLAHNNQDKAQVRAIASELKLRGLKPWLDEEQIPPGKPFQDVIQKAIQSVKSAAIFIGLQGLGRWQIMELRSLIGKLVEADIPVIPVLLPGVEEIPHDLDFLKQLNWVSFSNRLDDNEALDHLVWGITQEKPITEVQADDLSSENGVDYRQLRNLLAAGNWEEADKETFTVVMLQASGRENQRCLDIKSIQNFPSTDLRTIDQLWVKYSNGRFGFSVQKKIYLSVGGKADGKYHEEAEDRFCDRVGWKVEGRWINYPEEVSFNTSAPEGHLPDGGFCWLWGWAGLRGVLLSRGDL encoded by the coding sequence ATGACCAATCAATCGCAATTTGATGTATTCCTAGCTCATAATAATCAGGATAAAGCACAAGTTAGAGCGATCGCCAGTGAACTAAAACTGCGTGGACTAAAACCGTGGTTAGATGAGGAACAAATTCCACCAGGAAAACCATTTCAGGATGTTATCCAAAAAGCGATTCAAAGTGTTAAATCCGCCGCTATCTTTATTGGTCTTCAAGGATTGGGAAGATGGCAGATAATGGAATTGCGATCGCTCATTGGTAAACTTGTAGAAGCAGATATTCCTGTAATTCCCGTCTTGCTACCGGGAGTTGAAGAAATTCCACATGATTTAGACTTTCTCAAACAACTAAATTGGGTCAGTTTTAGCAATAGGTTAGATGATAACGAAGCACTAGATCACCTAGTTTGGGGAATTACACAAGAAAAGCCCATCACAGAAGTTCAAGCCGATGACCTCAGTTCTGAGAATGGAGTAGACTACAGGCAATTGCGGAATTTGCTAGCAGCAGGCAATTGGGAAGAGGCGGATAAGGAAACTTTCACTGTCGTCATGCTCCAAGCATCTGGTAGAGAAAACCAACGCTGTCTTGATATCAAATCCATCCAAAATTTTCCCTCTACTGACTTACGCACCATTGACCAACTTTGGGTAAAATATAGCAATGGCCGCTTTGGCTTCAGCGTTCAAAAGAAAATTTATCTCAGCGTCGGTGGCAAGGCAGATGGTAAATATCATGAAGAAGCTGAAGATAGGTTTTGCGATCGCGTGGGATGGAAAGTGGAAGGAAGGTGGATAAACTATCCGGAAGAAGTCAGCTTTAATACCTCAGCACCAGAAGGACACTTGCCCGATGGTGGCTTCTGCTGGTTATGGGGTTGGGCTGGTTTGAGGGGGGTTCTTCTCTCGCGTGGAGATTTGTAA